One genomic window of Salvia miltiorrhiza cultivar Shanhuang (shh) chromosome 4, IMPLAD_Smil_shh, whole genome shotgun sequence includes the following:
- the LOC131021459 gene encoding monooxygenase 2-like has product MKGSWMKIREEEETKFGMEEQEIVIVGAGIAGLATSLGLHRLGIRSVVVESADSLRTSGFALGILANGWRALDAIGVGDILRAKHHKLSRIVTTSVNSGIQTAELPCRASHSQDDLESRCVSRRVLLETLENELPRGTIRYSSKVVHIQIEDRVESIHLSGGTVLKTKVLIGCDGVNSVVSKFLGFSKPAYAGRAAVRGFVYFKDGHAFEPKLMQFFGKGVRFGVIPCDDYTVYWFFTFSPSSQEKEMVEDPAKLKLFMLSKLGKVSDEIRRLML; this is encoded by the exons ATGAAGGGTAGTTGGATGAAGATTAGAGAAGAGGAAGAAACCAAATTTGGAATGGAAGAGCAAGAGATAGTGATTGTTGGAGCTGGAATTGCAGGTCTCGCAACATCTTTAGGGCTGCACAG ATTGGGAATTCGAAGCGTAGTTGTGGAGTCAGCAGATAGCTTGAGAACTTCAGGATTTGCTTTAGGAATTTTAGCAAATGGTTGGAGGGCACTGGATGCTATTGGCGTAGGCGACATACTTCGCGCAAAACACCACAAACTTAGCAG AATTGTGACTACATCGGTTAACTCTGGGATTCAGACTGCTGAGCTACCATGTAGGGCTTCGCATTCACA GGATGATCTGGAGTCTCGGTGTGTGAGTCGGAGAGTGCTGCTGGAAACACTAGAAAATGAACTTCCAAGAGGTACAATCAGGTACTCCTCCAAGGTGGTTCATATACAAATTGAGGATCGTGTCGAATCTATTCATCTATCCGGTGGAACTGTCCTGAAAACTAAG GTCTTGATTGGATGTGATGGAGTGAACTCTGTGGTGTCCAAGTTCTTAGGCTTTAGTAAGCCGGCTTATGCTGGTCGAGCAGCTGTTAGGGGCTTCGTGTATTTTAAGGATGGACATGCTTTCGAGCCAAAGTTGATGCAGTTCTTTGGGAAGGGTGTTAGATTTGGTGTTATCCCCTGTGATGATTATACTGTTTACTGGTTTTTCACCTTTAGTCCTTCATCTCAAG AGAAAGAGATGGTGGAGGATCCGGCCAAGTTGAAGCTATTCATGCTCAGCAAGCTGGGCAAGGTATCTGATGAGATCAG
- the LOC131023392 gene encoding uncharacterized protein LOC131023392 yields the protein MCDKWWGRSNFDWAVRESEGRSGGILSVWSKDKFVATSKWNVTGAVIVNGIWLQGGLHCCFVNVYAPMGTTEKESLWDTLQLIALQNKDSCLCFLGDFNAVRDPGERVGKGVVFNQADARSFDAFIRQSNLLEIRTQGRKFTWYQSGGGCKSKLDRFMVNEKWMQEWPDTVGRGLQRSVSDHCPIFLTTKTKNWGPKPFRFINSWLSHPDFCALVRKSWDEAKIEGWSCFVFKEKLKLVKSALKEWNLRIYGNIEHGLTDLKDELQELDIFDDTFGLEESETIRRNELRAKIFLKSKEKWLDVGGCWIEDPKTIKENVKTFFENHFKKTPRVLPMIPGDFTARRVSAANNAELIKTFSESEIKEAIWSCDGDKSPGPDGFNLKFWKASWEIIKKDFLKVLANRMKQVMDSVISDNQSAFIGGRYILDGVVVLNEAIAEATKKRQGRIIFKAFIGVCFSMAFVHVFMWSVASQ from the exons ATGTGTGATAAGTGGTGGGGGAGGAGTAATTTTGATTGGGCTGTGAGGGAGTCAGAAGGCAGATCGGGTGGAATACTATCGGTTTGGAGCAAGGATAAGTTTGTGGCAACTAGTAAATGGAACGTGACGGGGGCTGTTATTGTTAATGGGATTTGGCTACAAGGAGGCCTGCATTGTTGTTTTGTTAATGTGTATGCGCCCATGGGAACCACCGAAAAGGAATCTTTGTGGGATACATTACAGCTCATTGCTCTTCAAAACAAAGACTCTTGCCTGTGTTTTCTTGGCGACTTCAACGCAGTGCGTGATCCGGGAGAAAGGGTGGGGAAAGGTGTTGTCTTTAATCAAGCAGATGCAAGGTCTTTTGACGCTTTTATTCGGCAAAGTAATCTGCTGGAAATCAGAACACAGGGGAGAAAGTTTACGTGGTATCAATCGGGTGGAGGATGTAAGAGCAAACTAGACAGATTTATGGTCAACGAGAAATGGATGCAGGAATGGCCGGACACAGTCGGAAGGGGGCTTCAGAGATCAGTGTCGGATCATTGTCCGATCTTCCTGACTACAAAAACCAAGAACTGGGGACCCAAACCTTTTAGGTTCATCAATTCTTGGCTCTCCCACCCAGATTTTTGCGCGTTGGTAAGGAAATCTTGGGATGAAGCTAAGATTGAAGGATGGAGCTGCTTTGTGttcaaagagaaattgaaattggtgaaGAGTGCGTTGAAAGAGTGGAATCTGAGGATTTATGGCAACATTGAGCACGGATTGACAGATCTTAAGGATGAACTTCAGGAGCTGGACATTTTTGATGACACCTTTGGTCTTGAGGAGAGTGAGACAATCAGGAGAAATGAATTACGAGCAAAGATTTTccttaaatccaaagaaaaat GGCTTGATGTTGGGGGCTGCTGGATCGAGGATCCAAAGACCATTAAGGAGAACGTCAAAACGTTCTTCGAGAATCACTTCAAGAAGACGCCGCGCGTCCTACCTATGATACCGGGAGATTTCACTGCTCGGAGAGTTTCTGCAGCGAATAATGCGGAGCTGATCAAAACTTTTTCAGAATCAGAAATTAAAGAGGCCATTTGGAGCTGTGACGGTGACAAGAGCCCGGGACCGGATGGCTTTAACCTCAAGTTCTGGAAAGCGTCATGGGAGATTATcaagaaagattttttaaag GTTTTGGCGAATAGGATGAAACAGGTCATGGATTCAGTTATTTCGGATAATCAGAGTGCCTTCATTGGCGGCCGTTACATCCTTGATGGGGTCGTGGTTCTAAATGAAGCAATCGCGGAGGCTACTAAGAAGAGACAAGGGAGGATTATCTTCAAG GCATTTATTGGAGTGTGTTTTAGTATGGCATTTGTGCATGTATTTATGTGGAGTGTTGCTTCGCAATAG
- the LOC131021460 gene encoding guanine nucleotide-binding protein subunit gamma 3-like isoform X1 has protein sequence MSGLKRNGSVPSLPPPQARSPPQYPDLYGKRRELARVQMLEREIGFLDEELKSLESIPPASRSCKEVADFVTGNVDPLIPTIKKTRRSCRFWKWLCGACCFDVSWICCCGCSWDLRMPRCSDCMTCNSCGNPCRNCRIPACQCFPCCSSKCFKKWKCSLKWCCCCMPKRSSCPTCSCPRCTCYPKCPNLNICSCCQKSCCCFPCYYCM, from the exons ATGTCTGGTTTAAAGAGAAACGGTTCGGTGCCGTCGCTTCCGCCGCCGCAGGCGAGGTCGCCGCCGCAGTACCCCGATTTGTACGGGAAGCGGAGGGAGTTGGCCAGGGTTCAGATGCTGGAAAGGGAGATTGGCTTTCTAGAC GAAGAACTGAAATCTCTTGAGAGCATTCCACCAGCTTCAAGATCCTGTAAAGA GGTCGCTGATTTTGTAACCGGAAATGTCGATCCTCTCATACCTAC AATTAAGAAGACTCGTAGATCATGTCGTTTCTGGAAATGGCTCTG TGGAGCGTGCTGCTTCGACGTTTCATGGATTTGCTGCTGTGGTTGCTCGTGGGATCTTCGGATGCCGCGGTGCTCCGACTGTATGACATGTAATTCTTGCGGCAACCCTTGTCGGAACTGCAGAATACCTGCGTGCCAGTGCTTCCCCTGCTGTAGTAGCAAATGCTTTAAGAAGTGGAAATGCAGCTTGAAGTGGTGCTGCTGCTGCATGCCTAAGCGGTCTTCATGCCCAACTTGCTCTTGCCCAAGGTGTACATGCTATCCTAAATGTCCCAACCTAAATATATGTTCATGTTGTCAAAAAAGCTGCTGCTGCTTCCCTTGCTACTACTgtatgtaa
- the LOC131021460 gene encoding guanine nucleotide-binding protein subunit gamma 3-like isoform X2, producing the protein MFPMKGACLKFLKLANKFIFFEELKSLESIPPASRSCKEVADFVTGNVDPLIPTIKKTRRSCRFWKWLCGACCFDVSWICCCGCSWDLRMPRCSDCMTCNSCGNPCRNCRIPACQCFPCCSSKCFKKWKCSLKWCCCCMPKRSSCPTCSCPRCTCYPKCPNLNICSCCQKSCCCFPCYYCM; encoded by the exons ATGTTCCCAATGAAGGGTGCTTGTCTCAAGTTCTTGAAATTGGCTAATAAGTTCATATTCTTT GAAGAACTGAAATCTCTTGAGAGCATTCCACCAGCTTCAAGATCCTGTAAAGA GGTCGCTGATTTTGTAACCGGAAATGTCGATCCTCTCATACCTAC AATTAAGAAGACTCGTAGATCATGTCGTTTCTGGAAATGGCTCTG TGGAGCGTGCTGCTTCGACGTTTCATGGATTTGCTGCTGTGGTTGCTCGTGGGATCTTCGGATGCCGCGGTGCTCCGACTGTATGACATGTAATTCTTGCGGCAACCCTTGTCGGAACTGCAGAATACCTGCGTGCCAGTGCTTCCCCTGCTGTAGTAGCAAATGCTTTAAGAAGTGGAAATGCAGCTTGAAGTGGTGCTGCTGCTGCATGCCTAAGCGGTCTTCATGCCCAACTTGCTCTTGCCCAAGGTGTACATGCTATCCTAAATGTCCCAACCTAAATATATGTTCATGTTGTCAAAAAAGCTGCTGCTGCTTCCCTTGCTACTACTgtatgtaa